One Candidatus Binatia bacterium DNA window includes the following coding sequences:
- the degP gene encoding peptidase: protein MGQAKVKAHGARVALALLLVVALGVPGAGAISFWSEKKEEPEVSREEGGGTAERPRVALPDFTVLAEKLGPAVVNISTTSKATAFGSSESPFGPEDPFHEFWKRFEPFFGPFPPRPVPQKSLGSGFLINRDGYILTNNHVIEDAEEITVRLNDETEYAARIVGRDPKTDIAVIRIEGNFDIEPVVMGDSDALKVGEWVMAIGNPFGLDHTVTVGIVSAKGRFIGQGSYDNFIQTDAAINPGNSGGPLINLEGKVVGINTAIFSRTGGNIGIGFAIPINLAKDILPDLIEKGKVTRGWLGVLIQKVTPDIAESLGLEEPRGALVADVLEGPAREAGIKVGDVIVEFDGHAIRESSDLPLLVARTRPGKKVKVKVIRDGKPRTLEVTIAEMKEEEVEVATTETEDIGLTVQTLTPDLAESLGIERTLKGVLVTGVEPGSPADRAGLRRADVILEVDREPVEDADTFRKVLRAKKTQKSILLWVRRGENTIFLALKPKR, encoded by the coding sequence ATGGGTCAGGCAAAGGTGAAGGCGCACGGGGCGCGTGTCGCGCTCGCACTCTTGCTCGTCGTGGCACTGGGCGTTCCCGGCGCCGGCGCGATCAGCTTCTGGTCGGAAAAAAAAGAGGAGCCCGAAGTCTCCCGAGAGGAGGGCGGGGGTACGGCCGAGCGACCCCGGGTCGCCTTGCCGGACTTCACGGTGCTGGCCGAGAAGCTCGGTCCCGCGGTCGTGAACATCTCGACCACCTCGAAAGCCACCGCGTTCGGCTCTTCGGAGTCGCCGTTCGGCCCCGAGGATCCCTTCCACGAGTTCTGGAAGAGGTTCGAGCCTTTCTTCGGCCCGTTCCCCCCGAGACCCGTCCCGCAGAAGAGCCTCGGCTCGGGTTTCCTGATCAATCGGGACGGCTACATCCTGACGAACAACCACGTGATCGAAGACGCCGAGGAAATCACGGTGCGGCTCAACGACGAAACCGAGTACGCGGCCAGAATCGTGGGACGCGACCCGAAAACGGACATCGCCGTGATTCGCATCGAGGGGAACTTCGACATCGAGCCGGTCGTGATGGGCGACTCCGACGCGCTCAAGGTCGGCGAGTGGGTCATGGCCATCGGCAATCCCTTCGGCCTCGACCACACCGTGACGGTCGGGATCGTGAGCGCGAAGGGACGTTTCATCGGGCAGGGAAGTTACGACAACTTCATCCAGACGGATGCCGCCATCAATCCGGGGAACTCCGGCGGGCCGCTCATCAACCTCGAGGGGAAAGTCGTCGGCATCAACACGGCGATTTTCAGCCGGACCGGAGGCAACATCGGAATCGGCTTCGCGATTCCGATCAACCTCGCCAAGGACATTCTCCCCGACCTCATCGAAAAGGGGAAAGTCACTCGTGGCTGGCTAGGGGTCCTGATCCAGAAGGTGACGCCGGACATCGCCGAGTCGCTCGGACTCGAAGAGCCCAGGGGCGCTCTGGTGGCGGACGTCCTCGAGGGCCCGGCCCGGGAAGCCGGCATCAAGGTGGGGGACGTGATCGTCGAGTTCGACGGTCACGCCATCCGAGAATCCAGCGACCTGCCCTTGCTCGTCGCGAGAACCCGCCCCGGCAAAAAGGTCAAGGTCAAGGTCATCCGGGACGGGAAGCCCCGCACTCTCGAGGTCACGATCGCCGAGATGAAGGAGGAGGAAGTCGAAGTCGCGACGACGGAAACCGAGGACATCGGGCTCACCGTACAGACTCTCACCCCCGACCTGGCCGAAAGCCTGGGTATCGAGAGGACCCTCAAGGGGGTCCTCGTGACCGGAGTCGAGCCGGGGAGCCCGGCGGACCGCGCGGGCTTGCGAAGGGCGGACGTGATCCTGGAAGTGGACCGCGAACCGGTCGAAGACGCCGACACGTTCCGCAAAGTCCTGCGTGCCAAGAAGACGCAGAAGAGCATCCTCCTCTGGGTACGGCGGGGAGAAAACACGATCTTCCTTGCCCTCAAACCGAAGAGATAG
- the mrcB gene encoding penicillin-binding protein 1B, translated as MPSNRRDRRKKNSRRLQAWFSLFALAGTLVLFGAGAIAVYAVSLDRVLVEKFSGRRWDFPSKIYSDSTLLYPGVNLRALGLERRLERLGYREVGERVSRPGQYRRSAERLEIYLRPFPYAAGPSPARAVSVHTKGGRVVRIEDAVTGAELPSLELEPELVAGLYQDVWEQRRFLPLEKIPALLVHAVLAVEDQRFFEHHGIDPLGIARAFWTNLASGRIVQGGSTLTQQLVKNFFFGSERSFRRKFREALMALLAERRYSKRKILETYLNEIYWGQNGPQGIFGVWEASRFYFRKEPSELSLPEAALLAGLIRAPNAYSPFRNPERARARRNHVLRLMHRRGILTKAQLREAEAAPLGVVPPPEERPDAPYFVDFLRRELLRNYPEETLVRDGLWILSTLDVEMQKAAERAVREGLEELERRYPRLAKSGAPLEACLVALRPQTGEIKAMMGGRDYRQTQFNRVTQARRQPGSVFKPFVYLAALDHAPGRSAVRPTTLLLDEPFTWEYDGRRWSPENYRSVFFGPVTVRTALERSLNAATARLARETGLERIRSVARRMGIESPLPLYPAMVLGAVDVTPLEVATAYAALANQGLRATPFAVRAVLDPSGKLVERRPVEIHQAVRPEVAYLVTHILEGVLDRGTGADVRRLGFLEPAAGKTGTTNDYRDAWFAGFTPDLVAVVWVGFDDNRPVGLTGAQAALPIWVRFMKEATAAYPSRPFQPPPGVRLVRIDPESGKLATERCPRSIEEAFLEGEEPVEPCPLHRDVLF; from the coding sequence TTGCCCTCAAACCGAAGAGATAGGCGGAAGAAAAACTCCCGGCGCCTGCAGGCCTGGTTCAGCCTTTTCGCGCTCGCGGGGACTCTCGTCCTGTTCGGTGCGGGCGCGATCGCGGTCTACGCGGTCTCGCTCGACCGGGTCCTGGTCGAGAAGTTTTCCGGGCGCAGGTGGGACTTTCCCTCGAAGATCTACTCCGACTCGACGCTCCTCTACCCCGGCGTGAATCTCCGGGCTCTCGGGCTCGAACGCAGGCTCGAGCGGCTCGGCTACAGAGAAGTCGGGGAGAGGGTTTCGCGCCCCGGGCAGTACCGTCGCTCCGCGGAGCGACTGGAAATCTACCTACGCCCCTTTCCCTATGCCGCGGGCCCCAGTCCGGCCCGAGCCGTCTCGGTGCACACGAAGGGAGGGCGAGTCGTCCGAATCGAGGACGCCGTGACCGGTGCGGAGCTACCGTCCCTGGAACTCGAGCCCGAGCTGGTCGCGGGCCTCTACCAGGACGTGTGGGAACAGCGGCGGTTTTTGCCCCTGGAGAAGATTCCCGCCCTCCTGGTCCACGCGGTCCTGGCCGTCGAGGACCAGCGTTTTTTCGAGCACCACGGAATCGACCCGCTCGGCATCGCCCGCGCTTTCTGGACGAACCTCGCTTCCGGCAGGATCGTGCAGGGAGGGTCCACCCTCACGCAGCAACTCGTGAAGAACTTCTTTTTCGGGAGCGAACGCAGCTTCCGCAGGAAGTTCCGCGAAGCCCTCATGGCGTTGCTGGCCGAGCGTCGGTATTCGAAACGCAAGATCCTCGAAACGTACCTGAACGAGATCTACTGGGGGCAGAACGGACCGCAGGGGATCTTCGGCGTGTGGGAGGCGTCCCGCTTCTACTTCCGGAAAGAACCGTCGGAACTCTCCTTGCCGGAAGCCGCGCTCCTGGCGGGTCTCATCCGAGCTCCCAACGCCTATTCTCCCTTTCGCAACCCGGAACGGGCACGCGCACGGCGGAACCACGTCCTTCGCCTGATGCACCGCCGGGGCATCCTCACGAAGGCACAACTCCGGGAAGCCGAAGCCGCGCCCCTGGGTGTCGTGCCTCCACCCGAGGAACGCCCCGACGCTCCCTACTTCGTCGATTTCCTGCGCCGGGAGCTGCTGCGGAACTACCCCGAAGAGACGCTCGTCCGCGACGGCCTCTGGATCCTGAGCACGCTCGACGTCGAAATGCAAAAGGCCGCCGAGCGAGCCGTCCGGGAGGGTCTCGAGGAACTCGAGCGGCGATACCCTCGCCTGGCGAAGAGCGGGGCGCCACTCGAGGCCTGTCTCGTGGCCCTTCGCCCCCAGACCGGAGAAATCAAGGCGATGATGGGGGGGCGGGACTACCGACAGACGCAGTTCAACCGGGTCACCCAGGCCCGGAGGCAGCCGGGATCCGTCTTCAAGCCCTTCGTGTATCTCGCCGCACTCGATCACGCCCCGGGTCGCAGCGCCGTGCGCCCGACGACGCTCCTGCTCGACGAGCCGTTCACCTGGGAGTACGACGGCCGGCGATGGTCGCCGGAGAACTACCGCAGCGTTTTCTTCGGGCCCGTGACCGTCCGTACGGCGCTCGAGCGGTCGCTCAACGCCGCCACGGCCCGTCTCGCGCGCGAGACGGGGCTCGAGCGGATCCGTTCGGTGGCCCGCAGGATGGGAATCGAAAGTCCGCTGCCGCTGTACCCGGCCATGGTTCTCGGGGCCGTCGACGTCACCCCTCTCGAAGTCGCCACGGCTTACGCCGCTCTCGCGAACCAGGGCTTGCGGGCCACCCCTTTCGCCGTCCGCGCGGTCCTCGACCCGTCCGGGAAGCTCGTCGAACGGCGGCCGGTGGAGATTCACCAGGCCGTGCGACCCGAGGTCGCCTATCTCGTCACCCATATCCTCGAAGGGGTCCTCGACCGTGGTACGGGCGCGGACGTCCGCCGACTCGGTTTCCTGGAACCGGCGGCCGGGAAGACCGGGACCACGAACGACTACCGGGACGCGTGGTTCGCCGGTTTCACCCCGGACCTGGTCGCGGTGGTCTGGGTGGGCTTCGACGACAACCGTCCCGTGGGCCTCACCGGAGCACAGGCTGCGCTCCCGATCTGGGTGCGCTTCATGAAGGAGGCCACTGCGGCGTACCCGAGCCGTCCGTTCCAGCCACCTCCCGGCGTTCGTCTCGTTCGGATCGACCCCGAAAGCGGAAAACTCGCCACCGAACGCTGCCCGCGATCCATCGAGGAGGCATTTCTCGAAGGAGAAGAGCCCGTCGAGCCCTGCCCTCTCCACCGCGACGTGTTATTCTGA
- the tsaD gene encoding tRNA N6-adenosine threonylcarbamoyltransferase: MKILAIESSCDDTAAAVLDGERVLSTIVSSQDPVHARYGGVVPELASRSHIRSIVPVVRRALEEAALELGEVDAVAATYGPGLVGSLLVGLSAAKAIALSRGLRFLGVNHLEGHVLSPRLEQDVPFPYLALLVSGGHTSLCLVEDVGRYRVLGQTRDDAAGEAFDKAAKILGLGYPGGRVIDNLAARGDPTTVRLPRARLKSGSSEPCFDFSFSGLKTALWQCVRNRDPREIGIENLAASFQEAVVDMLLEPTVAAITKFRCRRLVLAGGVAANSRLRARAREEASRLGVDLFLTPLRYCTDNAAMIGLAAFYRLRRGERSPWTLNAEPNLAL, translated from the coding sequence ATGAAAATCCTCGCCATCGAAAGCTCGTGCGACGACACGGCAGCGGCTGTCCTGGACGGGGAGCGGGTCCTCTCCACGATCGTGTCCTCCCAGGATCCCGTCCACGCCCGATACGGCGGCGTCGTGCCGGAGCTGGCCTCGCGCTCGCACATCCGGTCGATCGTCCCGGTGGTTCGCCGCGCCCTCGAAGAAGCGGCCCTGGAGCTCGGGGAAGTGGACGCCGTCGCGGCCACCTACGGTCCGGGTCTCGTGGGCTCCCTCCTCGTCGGTCTTTCGGCCGCCAAGGCCATCGCGCTGAGCCGCGGGCTTCGGTTTCTCGGCGTGAACCACCTCGAGGGCCACGTACTCTCTCCCCGTCTCGAGCAAGACGTGCCCTTTCCGTACCTGGCTCTCCTCGTCTCCGGAGGCCACACGAGCCTCTGCCTGGTCGAAGATGTCGGGCGGTACCGGGTGCTCGGCCAGACCCGAGACGACGCCGCCGGCGAGGCGTTCGACAAGGCCGCCAAGATTCTCGGGCTCGGCTATCCCGGAGGCAGGGTCATCGACAACCTGGCCGCCCGCGGGGATCCCACGACGGTCCGCCTGCCCCGCGCCCGGTTGAAAAGCGGGTCTTCCGAACCGTGCTTCGACTTCAGCTTCAGCGGACTCAAGACGGCGCTCTGGCAGTGCGTGCGAAACCGGGACCCGAGGGAAATCGGCATCGAGAACCTCGCCGCGTCGTTCCAGGAAGCGGTCGTCGACATGCTGCTCGAGCCGACCGTCGCGGCGATCACGAAATTCCGGTGCCGGCGACTGGTGCTGGCCGGGGGAGTGGCTGCCAACTCCCGGCTGCGCGCGAGGGCCCGAGAAGAAGCCTCGCGCCTCGGCGTGGACCTTTTCCTCACCCCCCTTCGGTACTGCACCGACAACGCCGCGATGATCGGGCTCGCGGCTTTCTACCGGCTCCGGCGGGGGGAACGTTCGCCTTGGACGCTCAATGCGGAACCGAACCTCGCCCTGTGA
- the rsmA gene encoding ribosomal RNA small subunit methyltransferase A: MRTRRHRPRLGQHFLADRVLARRIAELALEEPSEFYVEVGPGLGALTEHLVPRVPRILLLEIDPSLVRALRDRYGSMPHVEVREADASEFDWKSSTASVSSVTVVGNLPYRVGTRIVTDVLGQVDKLRTAVFMLQREVAERLVAEPGSRDYGSLSVLARLRHDLRIALRVRPGAFRPPPKVHSAVVVARRLSRPRVEVPDVAAFEGLVRALFRGRRKQLRNVASSIWQDAEAVLRRAGIDPSRRAETLSLEEFARLAHLGRHARAARS, encoded by the coding sequence GTGAGAACGCGCCGCCACCGGCCGCGGCTCGGCCAGCACTTCCTCGCGGATCGGGTGCTCGCCCGCAGGATCGCGGAGCTCGCGCTCGAGGAACCGTCGGAGTTCTACGTCGAGGTCGGACCCGGCCTCGGTGCCCTGACCGAGCACCTCGTTCCCCGCGTCCCCAGGATCCTTCTGCTCGAGATCGATCCTAGCCTGGTTCGCGCGCTCCGGGATCGCTACGGATCGATGCCCCACGTGGAGGTCCGCGAAGCCGACGCCTCGGAGTTCGACTGGAAATCCTCGACCGCCTCCGTCTCCAGCGTCACGGTGGTCGGAAACCTGCCCTACCGCGTGGGCACCAGGATCGTGACCGACGTTCTGGGGCAGGTCGACAAGCTCCGCACGGCGGTTTTCATGCTGCAGCGAGAGGTGGCGGAACGGCTCGTGGCGGAGCCCGGGAGCCGCGATTACGGGAGCCTCAGCGTCCTCGCACGACTCCGGCACGACCTCCGGATCGCCCTGCGCGTGCGTCCGGGCGCCTTCCGGCCCCCGCCGAAGGTACATTCGGCCGTCGTGGTCGCAAGGCGGCTCTCCCGGCCCCGCGTCGAGGTGCCCGACGTCGCCGCGTTCGAAGGCCTCGTGCGGGCGCTGTTCCGCGGACGTCGGAAGCAGCTACGCAACGTCGCTTCCTCGATCTGGCAGGACGCCGAAGCCGTGTTGCGCCGCGCCGGGATCGATCCGAGCCGCAGGGCCGAAACCCTGAGCCTCGAGGAGTTCGCGCGTCTCGCGCATCTCGGACGTCATGCCCGAGCTGCCCGAAGTTGA
- the mutM gene encoding formamidopyrimidine-DNA glycosylase, producing the protein MPELPEVETIRRQLARRVLRTTLERVEVFETRLRRRVPARRLHGLEGRMLAALERYGKYLLFHFAPDGPTLFFHLGMTGRLLCDGTPPPHTHLRLRFSRSVVLYADARRFGILGLSSRRFPEELSRLGPDALSETFSPSYLAARSRGRKRAIHSLLLDQREVAGIGNIYASEILHVAGIRPYRPAGSLEPRHFRHLVGATRAVLREAIRHRGTSISDYRDVAGRPGRYQHRLRVYGRASMPCPACGEPLRSSRIAGRTSFFCERCQV; encoded by the coding sequence ATGCCCGAGCTGCCCGAAGTTGAGACCATCCGCCGACAGCTCGCCCGACGAGTCCTGCGAACCACCCTCGAGCGTGTCGAGGTTTTCGAGACCCGGCTGCGGCGCCGGGTTCCGGCGAGGAGGCTCCACGGCCTCGAGGGCCGGATGCTCGCGGCGTTGGAACGGTACGGCAAGTACCTGCTTTTCCACTTCGCCCCGGACGGCCCGACGCTCTTTTTCCACCTCGGGATGACGGGACGCCTCCTCTGCGACGGCACTCCACCCCCGCACACCCACCTGCGGCTGCGGTTTTCGCGCTCCGTCGTCCTCTACGCCGACGCGCGCCGATTCGGTATCCTGGGCCTGTCCTCGCGAAGGTTTCCCGAAGAGCTTTCCCGGTTGGGCCCGGACGCCCTCTCCGAGACTTTCTCCCCCTCCTACCTGGCAGCCCGCTCCCGGGGAAGGAAGCGCGCCATCCACAGCCTGCTTCTCGACCAGCGGGAAGTCGCCGGGATCGGCAACATCTATGCCTCGGAAATCCTCCACGTAGCGGGTATCCGGCCGTATCGGCCCGCGGGCTCTCTCGAGCCCCGGCACTTCCGACACCTCGTCGGCGCCACGCGCGCGGTTCTCCGCGAAGCGATCCGGCACCGGGGCACGTCGATTTCCGACTATCGCGACGTGGCCGGCAGGCCGGGCCGCTACCAGCACCGGCTGCGCGTATACGGGCGCGCCAGCATGCCCTGCCCGGCCTGCGGCGAACCCCTCCGCTCCTCCCGGATCGCCGGTCGCACCTCGTTTTTCTGCGAGCGGTGTCAGGTTTGA
- a CDS encoding cysteine synthase: MRPSVVQSPLELIGETPVVRLNRLVGKEDAEVWGKLESMNPGGSVKDRICLNMVAVAEEQGLLRPGDVIIEPTSGNTGIGLALVAAVRGYRLVLTMPDTMSEERRSLLVAYGAELVLTPDNKGMGAAIERAEELLEEHPNAFMPQQFSNPANPDAHRKTTARELLEQFPKIDAFVAGVGTGGTITGVGEVLKQTWKDILLVAVEPAASPVLSGGEPGFHRIQGIGAGFVPEILNTEIYDEVITVTDEDALEYTRRLAREEGLLLGISSGANTYAALQVARRLGPGKTVVTVFCDTGERYLTTEVFRGEGI, translated from the coding sequence ATGCGCCCCTCCGTCGTGCAATCTCCCCTCGAGCTCATCGGTGAAACTCCCGTGGTTCGCCTGAACCGCCTCGTCGGGAAGGAGGACGCGGAGGTCTGGGGAAAGCTCGAGTCCATGAACCCGGGCGGGAGCGTGAAAGACCGCATCTGCCTCAACATGGTCGCGGTGGCCGAAGAGCAGGGACTTCTCCGTCCGGGTGACGTGATCATCGAGCCCACGAGCGGAAACACGGGAATCGGGCTCGCCCTCGTGGCCGCGGTCCGGGGGTACCGCCTCGTCCTGACGATGCCGGATACGATGAGCGAGGAACGCCGCAGCCTGCTGGTCGCCTACGGCGCCGAGCTCGTGCTGACGCCGGACAACAAAGGCATGGGCGCGGCGATCGAGCGGGCCGAAGAGCTGCTCGAGGAACACCCGAACGCGTTCATGCCGCAGCAGTTCAGTAACCCTGCCAACCCCGACGCCCACAGAAAGACGACGGCGCGGGAACTCCTCGAGCAGTTCCCGAAAATCGACGCTTTCGTCGCCGGAGTCGGTACCGGCGGCACGATCACGGGCGTAGGGGAGGTGCTCAAGCAGACGTGGAAAGACATCCTGCTCGTGGCCGTCGAACCGGCAGCCTCCCCCGTACTCTCGGGGGGAGAGCCCGGATTCCATCGGATCCAGGGAATCGGCGCCGGTTTCGTGCCGGAAATTCTCAACACGGAAATCTACGACGAAGTCATCACCGTGACGGACGAGGACGCCCTCGAGTACACGCGGCGGCTCGCCCGCGAAGAAGGGCTCCTCCTCGGCATTTCCTCCGGAGCCAACACGTACGCGGCGCTCCAAGTGGCGCGCCGGCTCGGACCGGGAAAGACCGTCGTCACGGTCTTCTGCGACACCGGCGAACGCTACCTTACGACGGAGGTTTTTCGGGGTGAAGGAATCTGA
- a CDS encoding adenine nucleotide alpha hydrolase — protein sequence MKESETPQAKLERLRLLLGRMDSALLAFSGGVDSSFLLRVARDVLGPRLVALTVRSPTADPREAQSAVSLARELGVEHVCVDSDELAIPGYAENPVDRCYFCKGNLFELCHREASRRGISAILDGVNVDDLGDYRPGLRAADEHRVRHPLVEAGLRKQDIRELSREMGLPTWDKPASPCLSSRFPYGTRITRERIAQVAAAEEHLRSLGFRACRVRYHEAIARIEVPVTDLARLCDEELRTSVVRRLRELGFTYVTLDLQGLRSGSLNEVLFADANVPNPGPRAS from the coding sequence GTGAAGGAATCTGAAACGCCGCAGGCGAAACTCGAGCGACTGCGTCTCTTGCTCGGACGGATGGACTCGGCCCTCCTCGCCTTTTCGGGCGGAGTGGACTCGAGCTTTCTCTTGCGCGTGGCGCGGGATGTCCTCGGCCCCCGGCTCGTGGCCCTCACGGTCCGGAGCCCGACCGCCGACCCTCGCGAGGCGCAGAGTGCGGTCTCGCTCGCCCGCGAACTCGGCGTGGAACACGTCTGCGTCGACTCGGACGAGCTCGCCATCCCTGGCTACGCCGAAAACCCCGTCGACCGGTGTTATTTCTGCAAGGGGAACCTTTTCGAGCTCTGCCACCGCGAAGCGAGCCGCCGGGGGATCTCGGCGATCCTCGACGGCGTGAACGTGGACGACCTGGGCGACTACCGCCCGGGATTGCGGGCGGCGGACGAGCACCGCGTGCGACACCCGCTCGTCGAAGCGGGACTGCGCAAGCAGGACATCCGTGAACTCAGCCGGGAGATGGGCCTTCCGACCTGGGACAAGCCCGCGAGCCCGTGTCTTTCGTCCCGCTTTCCCTACGGGACGCGCATCACGCGGGAGCGAATCGCGCAAGTCGCCGCCGCCGAGGAACACCTGCGCAGCCTCGGTTTTCGAGCCTGCCGCGTCCGCTACCACGAGGCGATCGCACGGATCGAAGTCCCGGTGACGGATCTCGCGAGACTTTGCGACGAAGAGTTGCGCACGAGCGTCGTGCGACGGCTCCGGGAACTCGGCTTTACCTACGTGACCCTCGACCTCCAGGGACTCCGCAGCGGGAGCCTCAACGAGGTGCTCTTCGCAGACGCGAACGTGCCCAATCCAGGTCCTCGGGCGTCGTGA
- a CDS encoding 2-C-methyl-D-erythritol 4-phosphate cytidylyltransferase — translation MEVGALVAAAGQGTRLGETLPKAFVELEGRPLLWWTVSALARSPHIGSLTVAVPAGCVERASDALREIRAFPIRVVEGGATRQESVYRALRSSPEHWALVLVHDAARPFVSPRLVEDCIHAAAELEAVVAALPVTDTIKEVDSSGKVLRTLDRVRLRAVQTPQVFRRSLLAEAHERARQEGYRATDDAALVERLGRPVWVVRGSRENRKITTPEDLDWARSRLRRAPR, via the coding sequence GTGGAAGTCGGCGCCCTGGTGGCGGCCGCGGGGCAGGGAACTCGGCTCGGGGAGACCCTGCCCAAGGCCTTCGTCGAGCTCGAGGGACGGCCGCTCCTCTGGTGGACGGTCTCGGCCCTCGCGCGGAGCCCGCACATCGGCTCGCTCACCGTGGCGGTCCCGGCAGGCTGCGTGGAGAGGGCCTCCGACGCACTGCGGGAAATCCGCGCCTTCCCGATTCGCGTCGTGGAAGGGGGGGCCACTCGGCAGGAGTCGGTCTACCGGGCGTTACGGTCGTCCCCGGAGCATTGGGCTCTCGTTCTCGTCCACGACGCGGCGCGGCCTTTCGTCTCCCCGCGTCTCGTCGAAGACTGCATCCACGCGGCAGCCGAGCTGGAAGCGGTCGTGGCGGCGCTCCCGGTGACGGACACGATCAAAGAGGTGGATTCGAGCGGGAAGGTCCTCCGAACCCTCGATCGTGTGCGTCTCCGGGCGGTGCAGACCCCGCAAGTGTTCCGCCGCTCGCTCCTGGCCGAGGCGCACGAGCGGGCACGGCAGGAAGGTTACCGGGCGACGGACGACGCCGCGCTGGTCGAACGGCTCGGCCGGCCCGTGTGGGTCGTCCGTGGGAGCCGGGAAAACAGGAAGATCACGACGCCCGAGGACCTGGATTGGGCACGTTCGCGTCTGCGAAGAGCACCTCGTTGA
- a CDS encoding CarD family transcriptional regulator: MFKVGEKVVYPAHGVGVIEGIQTRSVSGTQKNFYMLRILDTDMTIMIPTENVQAVGLRKVIGKDMVSKVYKILREKKVEVDQQTWNRRYREYTEKIKTGSVLEIAKVLRDLCVLKGDKELSFGERKMLDTARNLLVKELSIARSHPEEKIMAELNQIFSH; this comes from the coding sequence ATGTTCAAGGTAGGTGAGAAGGTGGTCTATCCGGCACACGGGGTCGGCGTGATCGAGGGCATCCAGACACGCTCCGTCTCGGGTACCCAGAAGAACTTCTACATGCTGAGGATCCTCGACACGGACATGACGATCATGATTCCCACCGAGAACGTCCAGGCGGTCGGCTTGCGGAAGGTCATCGGCAAGGACATGGTGTCCAAGGTGTACAAGATCCTGCGCGAGAAGAAGGTCGAGGTGGACCAGCAGACCTGGAATCGCCGCTACAGAGAGTACACCGAGAAGATCAAGACCGGTTCCGTGCTCGAGATCGCGAAGGTGCTCCGCGATCTCTGCGTCCTGAAAGGGGACAAGGAACTCTCGTTCGGGGAGCGGAAGATGCTCGACACGGCCAGGAATCTCCTGGTCAAGGAGCTCTCCATCGCCCGCTCGCACCCGGAAGAAAAGATCATGGCGGAGCTCAATCAGATCTTTTCCCACTGA